In Halobaculum limi, one DNA window encodes the following:
- a CDS encoding RPA12/RPB9/RPC11 RNA polymerase family protein translates to MKFCDECGSMMQTEGDKWVCQSAECDYAELRDSATEQEMTTTQGQEGSTVVDMSDVDESEVGPTVEQKCPECDEVQTVRYEMKQIRSADESETRFFTCTVCGKKWREDDH, encoded by the coding sequence ATGAAATTCTGTGACGAGTGCGGGTCGATGATGCAGACCGAGGGGGACAAGTGGGTGTGTCAGTCGGCGGAGTGCGACTACGCGGAACTGCGTGACTCCGCGACCGAACAAGAGATGACGACGACGCAGGGGCAGGAGGGAAGCACCGTCGTCGATATGTCCGACGTCGACGAGTCCGAGGTCGGCCCGACGGTCGAACAGAAGTGCCCCGAGTGCGACGAAGTCCAGACCGTTCGCTACGAGATGAAACAGATTCGCTCGGCCGACGAGTCCGAGACGCGATTCTTCACCTGCACCGTCTGCGGGAAGAAGTGGCGCGAAGACGACCACTGA
- a CDS encoding potassium channel family protein: MSETGDLRVVVVGSGRVGLETAHSLHDRGHDVVIVERTPERVSAAADEYIASVIEGDAARPSILAQAAPDRADVVAALTDTLGTNLAVCLTAKRLAPDVRTVLRATERETTEFEPFVDHVFYPEHAGARRAVNEIEGGDAVRTLETVAGDLDVIELTVAPDAPVAGRTLREVSLPRGSLVVSGPGCDGVANADTELRPEVRYLVAAESAVVDEVRQLFRG, encoded by the coding sequence ATGAGCGAAACCGGGGACCTCCGCGTCGTCGTCGTCGGGAGCGGCCGGGTCGGACTCGAGACGGCCCACTCGCTACACGACCGCGGCCACGACGTCGTCATCGTCGAGCGAACGCCCGAACGCGTCTCGGCGGCGGCCGACGAGTACATCGCGTCGGTCATCGAGGGCGACGCCGCGCGCCCGTCGATACTGGCACAGGCCGCACCCGACCGCGCGGACGTGGTCGCGGCGCTGACGGACACGCTGGGGACGAACCTCGCCGTCTGCCTCACGGCCAAGCGCCTCGCGCCCGACGTGCGGACGGTGTTGCGAGCGACTGAACGGGAGACGACGGAGTTCGAACCGTTCGTCGATCACGTGTTCTACCCGGAACACGCCGGGGCACGCCGCGCCGTCAACGAGATAGAAGGCGGTGACGCCGTCCGGACGCTGGAGACGGTCGCCGGCGACTTGGACGTGATCGAACTCACCGTCGCGCCCGACGCACCCGTCGCGGGCCGGACACTCCGGGAGGTGTCGCTGCCGCGCGGGAGCCTCGTCGTCTCCGGTCCTGGCTGTGACGGCGTCGCCAACGCTGACACGGAACTTCGCCCGGAGGTTCGGTATCTCGTCGCCGCCGAGTCCGCCGTCGTCGACGAGGTCAGGCAGTTGTTCCGGGGATGA
- a CDS encoding APC family permease, whose protein sequence is MSGAHGSRSPATNLGLLDATMIGIGAMIGAGIFVLTGLAAETAGAGAIVVFALNGGVTAFTALSYAELASAIPKNGGGYAYVREAFSAPVAFVMGWTRWFTYMAAGALYALGFSSNFVELVHLYWPGLPASEPWIIGYALFAIVSFVGLNALSTEASGGAETLVTAIKIVILLIFVAFGISAVDGANFSPLFPPESGFVSVLPAMGLTFIAFQGYDLIATVTEEVENPQRNIPRAIFASVIVTVIIYLLVVGVAIGTLGPDLLAAAGETAVAEAAIGFMPDVGLFGAPIGGALIAFGAVFSTVSALNAVVIGSSRVAFAMGRERQLPARLGRIHHEYGTPYLAILASATVMLVATIAAPIRVVGNLASLFSLLGFAVVNLAVIRIRNQQPDLSRPFSVPLYPATPILGIVLNLLLSAFISPETWAIAIGWLAVGAALYVVLSRRAPGIGADEPVGGVASEASTATVPGEGPLDAEDTAAIETVAGAETGGEIPDPWDGDGDRDGGSRAAETDPGLEVDSEQNLTEEDT, encoded by the coding sequence GTTGACTGGCCTCGCGGCCGAGACCGCGGGGGCGGGTGCGATCGTCGTGTTCGCGCTCAACGGCGGCGTCACCGCCTTCACCGCGCTGTCGTACGCCGAACTCGCAAGCGCCATCCCGAAGAACGGCGGCGGCTACGCGTACGTCCGAGAGGCGTTCTCTGCACCGGTCGCGTTCGTGATGGGGTGGACGCGGTGGTTCACGTATATGGCCGCCGGCGCGCTGTACGCGCTCGGCTTCTCGTCGAACTTCGTCGAACTCGTCCACCTGTACTGGCCCGGCCTCCCGGCGTCGGAGCCGTGGATCATCGGCTACGCGCTGTTCGCGATCGTCTCGTTCGTCGGCCTGAACGCGCTGTCGACGGAGGCGTCCGGCGGCGCGGAGACGCTCGTGACGGCGATCAAGATCGTCATCCTCCTCATCTTCGTCGCATTCGGCATCAGCGCCGTCGACGGCGCGAACTTCTCACCGCTGTTCCCACCCGAGAGCGGGTTCGTGAGCGTCCTTCCCGCGATGGGCCTCACCTTCATCGCGTTCCAGGGGTACGACCTCATCGCGACGGTCACCGAGGAGGTCGAGAACCCCCAGCGCAACATCCCGCGCGCCATCTTCGCCTCTGTCATCGTGACGGTGATCATCTACCTCCTCGTGGTCGGCGTCGCCATCGGGACGCTCGGCCCGGATCTGCTCGCGGCCGCGGGTGAGACCGCCGTCGCCGAGGCAGCTATCGGCTTTATGCCCGACGTTGGACTGTTCGGCGCACCCATCGGGGGCGCGCTGATCGCCTTCGGCGCGGTGTTCTCGACGGTGAGCGCGCTCAACGCCGTCGTGATCGGGTCGAGTCGGGTGGCGTTCGCGATGGGGCGCGAGCGGCAACTCCCGGCCCGTCTGGGGCGCATCCACCACGAGTACGGCACGCCGTATCTCGCTATCCTCGCCAGCGCGACGGTGATGCTCGTCGCGACTATCGCCGCGCCGATTCGCGTCGTGGGCAACCTCGCCAGCCTGTTCTCGTTGCTCGGGTTCGCGGTCGTCAACCTCGCGGTGATCCGGATTCGCAACCAGCAACCCGACCTGAGTCGACCGTTCAGCGTCCCGCTGTACCCGGCGACACCGATCCTCGGCATCGTGTTGAACCTCCTGCTCTCGGCGTTCATCTCGCCGGAGACGTGGGCCATCGCCATCGGATGGCTCGCGGTCGGCGCGGCGCTGTACGTCGTGTTGAGTCGCCGGGCGCCCGGGATCGGTGCGGACGAACCCGTCGGGGGTGTGGCCTCGGAGGCGTCGACAGCGACGGTCCCGGGAGAGGGACCGCTCGACGCCGAGGACACCGCGGCCATCGAGACGGTCGCGGGAGCCGAGACCGGCGGAGAGATACCCGACCCGTGGGACGGTGACGGCGACCGCGACGGCGGCAGTCGTGCCGCAGAGACCGACCCCGGGTTAGAAGTAGACTCCGAGCAGAATCTTACGGAGGAAGACACATGA
- a CDS encoding tRNA (cytidine(56)-2'-O)-methyltransferase: protein MTDDVVVLRYGHRPGRDDRMTTHVGLTARALGADRVILPDNAGQSAETIRDITDRFGGPFAVELRDDQRAFTRNWEGTVVHLTMYGERVQDVEADVRADSVDADTPLLVVVGGEKVPFDFYEEADYNVGVTNQPHSEVAGLAVFLDRLFEGSELEREWEDADRVVLPQETGKKVVDPDDVDAEVGDDEDADE from the coding sequence ATGACCGACGACGTCGTCGTCCTCCGGTACGGCCACCGCCCCGGTCGCGACGACCGTATGACGACACACGTCGGACTGACCGCGCGGGCACTCGGTGCCGACCGGGTGATCCTCCCCGACAACGCGGGCCAGTCCGCCGAGACGATTCGCGACATCACCGACCGCTTCGGCGGCCCCTTCGCCGTCGAACTCCGTGACGACCAGCGCGCGTTCACCCGCAACTGGGAGGGGACCGTGGTCCACCTCACCATGTACGGCGAACGAGTGCAGGACGTGGAAGCCGACGTTCGCGCCGACAGCGTCGACGCCGACACCCCACTTCTGGTCGTCGTCGGCGGCGAGAAGGTACCGTTCGACTTCTACGAAGAGGCCGATTACAACGTCGGCGTGACGAACCAGCCACACTCGGAGGTCGCCGGCCTCGCCGTCTTCCTCGACCGTCTGTTCGAGGGATCGGAACTGGAGCGCGAGTGGGAAGACGCCGACCGCGTCGTCCTCCCGCAGGAGACGGGCAAGAAGGTGGTCGACCCGGACGACGTGGACGCAGAAGTCGGGGACGACGAGGACGCCGACGAGTGA